The following coding sequences are from one Burkholderia stabilis window:
- a CDS encoding quinone oxidoreductase family protein, with the protein MNSMRAIQIDRLGEPAVLRPVEIDRPTPAVDEVLVRVTRVGLNFAETLQRAGTYPGPALALPAIPGSEVVGIVEAVGAEVRGVRVGERVAAPLFGAMRATGGYAEFVTLRAALIVAIPDAVSDDDAVAVMLQGLVARILLRETPVAAKTVAISAAAGGVGSILMQLARLDGARTITGLAGSDAKRQIVQSLGADHAVNYRDDAWADQLNTATGKTGFDVVFDSIGGDVARTLANGLAPHGRFVAYGAASGRLLTVDETLMNTLIFGCRTISGFALYAFLTDEVVRRTIGELFALLATGALKPLIGGTYALEAAADAHTAIETGNTTGKIILEVG; encoded by the coding sequence ATGAACTCGATGCGCGCCATCCAGATTGATCGCCTCGGCGAACCCGCCGTGCTCCGCCCCGTTGAAATCGACCGTCCGACACCTGCCGTCGACGAAGTCCTGGTGCGCGTCACGCGCGTCGGACTGAATTTCGCGGAAACATTGCAACGCGCCGGCACCTACCCCGGTCCGGCGCTGGCCCTGCCTGCCATACCGGGCTCGGAGGTCGTCGGCATCGTCGAGGCCGTCGGCGCAGAGGTGCGGGGCGTCCGGGTCGGCGAGCGTGTTGCCGCACCGCTGTTCGGCGCGATGCGGGCGACGGGCGGCTACGCGGAATTCGTGACGCTTCGCGCCGCGTTGATCGTCGCGATCCCCGACGCGGTTTCGGATGACGACGCGGTTGCCGTCATGCTGCAAGGCCTGGTTGCCCGAATACTGCTGCGTGAGACGCCCGTCGCCGCAAAAACGGTCGCGATCAGCGCGGCGGCTGGTGGCGTCGGTTCGATACTGATGCAACTGGCCAGACTCGACGGCGCGCGAACGATCACCGGATTGGCCGGGTCGGACGCGAAGCGGCAGATCGTGCAATCGCTCGGTGCCGATCACGCGGTCAACTACCGTGACGACGCGTGGGCCGACCAGTTGAATACAGCGACCGGCAAAACGGGCTTTGACGTCGTGTTCGATTCGATCGGCGGCGACGTCGCGCGCACGCTCGCAAACGGGCTCGCTCCGCATGGCCGTTTTGTCGCTTATGGCGCGGCAAGCGGCCGCTTGCTCACGGTCGACGAGACCTTGATGAATACGTTGATATTCGGTTGCCGAACGATATCCGGTTTTGCGTTGTACGCATTCCTGACCGACGAAGTCGTGCGTCGGACGATCGGCGAATTGTTTGCCCTGTTGGCGACCGGCGCGCTGAAGCCGCTGATCGGCGGCACCTATGCATTGGAAGCGGCAGCAGATGCGCATACGGCAATCGAGACCGGCAACACGACCGGAAAGATCATCCTCGAAGTGGGTTGA
- a CDS encoding DoxX family protein, whose amino-acid sequence MIRSINRALYHTTVQTPAVNVILSVLVRILIAGVYLGAGISKIFNYAGTQQYMEHMGVPGALLPLVIVVEVVGGLALIAGFMTRLAALGLAIFSVIAAVIFHGGGDQTQQTFFMMNLSMAGGLLALVLNGAGRASFDRATQPD is encoded by the coding sequence ATGATCCGATCGATCAACCGTGCGCTGTATCACACGACCGTGCAGACGCCGGCCGTCAACGTCATCCTGTCAGTCCTGGTGCGGATTCTCATCGCCGGCGTGTATCTCGGCGCGGGCATCAGCAAGATTTTCAACTACGCGGGCACGCAGCAATACATGGAACACATGGGCGTGCCGGGCGCACTGCTTCCGCTCGTGATCGTCGTCGAAGTCGTCGGCGGTCTCGCGCTGATCGCCGGCTTCATGACGCGTCTCGCCGCGCTTGGACTCGCCATCTTTTCGGTCATCGCCGCGGTGATCTTCCATGGCGGCGGCGACCAGACCCAGCAAACCTTTTTCATGATGAACCTGTCGATGGCGGGCGGCCTGCTGGCCCTCGTCCTGAACGGCGCGGGCCGTGCGTCGTTTGATCGAGCGACGCAACCGGACTGA
- a CDS encoding NUDIX hydrolase — MSTPQSTEAPIKERATIVCYRDGQVLLVARASSRWALPGGTIKRGETPLEAAHRELCEETGVTGQDLVYSMQFTGLAKIHHVFFAEVGPDHTPQPNNEIEKCRWFPIDGVDALRASIPTKRIVELVYKHEILKS, encoded by the coding sequence ATGAGTACCCCACAATCGACCGAAGCACCCATCAAAGAACGGGCGACGATCGTCTGCTACCGCGACGGCCAGGTGCTGCTCGTCGCGCGCGCGTCGTCACGCTGGGCCCTTCCCGGCGGCACGATCAAGCGCGGGGAAACGCCGCTCGAAGCCGCGCATCGCGAGTTGTGCGAAGAAACCGGCGTCACCGGCCAGGATCTGGTGTACTCGATGCAGTTCACCGGGCTCGCGAAGATCCATCACGTGTTCTTCGCGGAAGTCGGCCCGGACCACACGCCACAACCGAACAACGAGATCGAGAAATGCCGGTGGTTTCCGATCGACGGCGTCGACGCATTGCGCGCAAGCATCCCGACGAAGCGCATCGTCGAACTCGTCTACAAGCACGAAATCCTCAAGTCGTAA
- a CDS encoding alkene reductase has translation MTTDDSLAQHPTPHRASLFEPVKLGQITLRNRIVMAPMTRSRAGADDAPGPMNAAYYAQRASAGLIVTEGTQVSPQGKGYPFTPGIHSDAQVEGWKQVTDAVHRQGGHIFVQLAHVGRIGHPDLQPDASLPVAPSAVQPDGVAYTPDGPKPHPTPRALEPGEIAGIIEQYVHAAQAARRAGFDGVEIHAGNGYLLDQFLRDGTNRRTDHYGGTIDKRILFPLEVVRAVNAVWGPDRIGVRISPVTPHFGGISDSDPQALFERFANRLGGLVTYLHVVEGIPQAAPDTVPAFDYDALRRSFGGFYIANNGYTKARAETALRDDHADLVSFGYPFIANPDFVERIRHDRPLAHADMSTAYGGGEAGYTDYPPFDA, from the coding sequence ATGACTACCGACGACTCTCTCGCACAACACCCGACGCCGCATCGCGCGTCCCTTTTCGAGCCGGTCAAGCTCGGACAGATCACGCTCAGGAACCGGATCGTGATGGCGCCGATGACGCGCAGCCGCGCCGGCGCCGACGATGCGCCCGGACCGATGAACGCGGCCTACTACGCGCAACGCGCATCCGCAGGCTTGATCGTGACCGAAGGAACCCAGGTCTCGCCGCAGGGCAAGGGCTACCCGTTCACGCCGGGCATCCACAGCGACGCGCAGGTCGAAGGCTGGAAACAGGTAACCGACGCCGTGCATCGGCAAGGCGGACACATCTTCGTGCAGCTTGCGCATGTCGGCCGCATCGGCCATCCGGACCTGCAGCCCGATGCGTCACTGCCGGTGGCGCCGTCCGCGGTTCAGCCCGACGGCGTCGCCTACACGCCGGACGGCCCGAAGCCGCACCCGACTCCGCGCGCGCTCGAACCCGGTGAAATTGCCGGGATCATCGAACAGTACGTTCATGCCGCCCAAGCCGCTCGGCGGGCGGGGTTCGACGGCGTGGAGATCCACGCCGGCAACGGCTACCTGCTCGATCAGTTCCTGCGTGACGGCACGAACCGGCGAACGGATCACTACGGCGGAACGATCGACAAACGGATCCTGTTCCCGCTCGAAGTGGTGCGCGCAGTCAATGCCGTGTGGGGACCGGATCGTATCGGTGTGCGAATTTCCCCTGTCACGCCTCATTTCGGCGGAATCTCCGACAGCGATCCGCAGGCGTTGTTCGAACGTTTCGCGAATCGGCTCGGGGGGCTCGTCACCTACCTCCACGTCGTCGAAGGCATTCCCCAGGCAGCGCCCGACACGGTGCCGGCTTTCGACTATGACGCGCTACGTCGATCGTTCGGCGGGTTCTACATCGCAAACAACGGGTACACGAAGGCGCGTGCGGAAACGGCGCTGCGCGATGACCATGCCGATCTCGTGTCGTTCGGTTACCCGTTCATCGCGAATCCGGATTTCGTCGAACGCATCAGGCACGACCGGCCGCTCGCCCATGCGGACATGTCCACCGCCTATGGCGGCGGCGAAGCCGGTTATACCGACTACCCGCCGTTCGACGCATGA
- a CDS encoding LysR family transcriptional regulator, whose translation MDRSPNLDQLRTFVAVVEAGSFSGAARRLDRAQSVVSYAVANLEAQLGVPLFERGKRRPQLTPAGEVVLADARRLDMLIGQLQAKTAGLRGGVEAELSLAVDVMFPLPKLVEGLQAFADAFPTVALNLTIEALGGVMKLVLDGACALGISGPVPNWPDAIDATSMGSIELVTVAAPGHPLAQRSTRIPLSEAREHTQLVLTDRSKVTEGQSFGIYATRTWKVADLGAKHRMLLAGLGWGSMPMHLIEDDLQRGLLVAIKLSDRRVIRYGLSLIRRADRTSGPAAKWLMDYLTRVGDPGA comes from the coding sequence ATGGATCGCAGTCCCAATCTGGACCAGCTCCGGACGTTCGTGGCCGTTGTCGAGGCCGGCAGCTTTTCGGGTGCCGCGCGGCGGCTCGATCGCGCTCAATCGGTGGTGAGTTACGCGGTCGCCAACCTCGAGGCGCAACTCGGCGTGCCGCTGTTCGAGCGCGGCAAACGGCGCCCGCAACTGACGCCGGCCGGCGAAGTCGTCCTCGCCGATGCGCGCAGGCTCGACATGTTGATTGGCCAGTTGCAGGCAAAGACGGCCGGGTTGCGAGGCGGGGTGGAGGCGGAGTTGTCACTGGCGGTGGACGTGATGTTCCCGCTGCCGAAGCTGGTCGAGGGTTTGCAGGCGTTCGCCGATGCGTTCCCGACGGTTGCGCTCAACCTGACGATCGAGGCGCTCGGCGGCGTGATGAAACTCGTGCTCGACGGCGCTTGCGCGCTCGGCATCAGCGGCCCGGTCCCGAACTGGCCGGACGCCATCGACGCAACGTCGATGGGTTCCATTGAACTGGTGACGGTTGCAGCGCCCGGGCACCCGCTCGCGCAACGCAGCACGCGCATCCCGCTGTCGGAAGCGCGCGAGCATACGCAGCTCGTGCTGACCGATCGGAGCAAGGTCACGGAAGGGCAATCGTTCGGGATCTATGCGACCCGCACGTGGAAGGTGGCGGATCTGGGCGCCAAACACCGCATGCTGCTCGCGGGGTTGGGGTGGGGGTCGATGCCGATGCACCTGATCGAGGACGACCTGCAGCGTGGCCTGCTGGTGGCGATCAAGCTGTCCGATCGGCGTGTGATCCGCTACGGACTGTCGCTGATCCGGCGGGCCGATCGAACGAGCGGGCCGGCGGCAAAGTGGCTCATGGATTATCTGACGCGCGTCGGTGATCCAGGGGCATAG